In a single window of the Flavivirga spongiicola genome:
- a CDS encoding tetratricopeptide repeat-containing sensor histidine kinase: protein MLSDTTIQKFSISILIVLFVFGCKKNDTYRTKNKPERFLELSKNKSTRLKDKVVYIDSAFYMSQQLPLDSLALAVISQKGFLHLQQQENDSFFYYNRFLAKQSQKIDNKRYKAIASFNLGYYYDEFSNFPDSAFYYYRIAKNVFLKAGDSVKVGEATMNIAMLQNVQNNFFGAKESLVEALQYLSKSSEKKYLASIYNELATNNHKLLNYRDAIEYYQKAIAITDVKSHVVSYQNNLAFSYIEQGNYNRATSMLQELLMDSLLQKGSTRYARILHNLSYAQWRNGKDSVLPAFLEALKIRKNKKDKRGQIQSYTNLGEYYADQNPKKASRYLDTVIQLAKEIKSPKAETDALQLLMKLYAKNIAYRDRYIFLKDSLYQQELKVKTQFAKMRYDDQQEKEQILRLQRVAAEEKAALAVQKGQKILFLSLSGLLLIGGVLLYYALRQRYKKEKLKEVYKTEKQISKRLHDELSNDIYGLMAAIEQSPNVDSPYLLDGLEKIYKHTRTISHDHREIATGTEFAVELKDTLGAFYNKETTVMVKGLETIAWEKVPEYKCVAIHRSLKEFMVNMKKHSEASLVAIDFKQDRKQLHITYSDNGIGMDASQKFGVGLNNTVSRIAGVNGKIKFDSENGHRTKIDIVIPFN from the coding sequence ATGTTAAGCGATACTACGATTCAAAAGTTTTCTATAAGTATTTTAATAGTATTGTTTGTTTTTGGATGCAAAAAAAATGATACTTATAGAACAAAGAATAAGCCTGAACGATTTTTAGAATTAAGCAAAAATAAATCTACAAGGTTAAAAGATAAAGTAGTCTATATTGATAGTGCTTTCTATATGTCACAACAATTGCCTTTAGATTCTTTGGCTTTGGCAGTTATTTCTCAGAAAGGCTTTTTACATCTCCAACAACAAGAAAATGATAGTTTTTTCTATTACAATCGGTTTTTGGCAAAGCAATCCCAAAAGATTGATAATAAGCGTTACAAAGCTATAGCCTCTTTTAATTTAGGCTATTATTATGACGAGTTTAGCAACTTTCCAGATAGTGCTTTTTACTACTACCGTATAGCAAAAAATGTTTTTTTAAAAGCAGGAGATAGTGTAAAAGTAGGCGAGGCCACTATGAATATTGCTATGTTGCAAAATGTTCAAAATAATTTTTTTGGAGCCAAAGAAAGCCTAGTGGAAGCTTTACAGTATTTAAGTAAGAGCTCAGAAAAAAAATATCTGGCCTCTATATATAACGAGTTAGCAACAAACAATCATAAATTACTAAATTACAGGGATGCTATTGAATATTATCAAAAGGCCATAGCAATTACAGATGTTAAAAGTCATGTTGTCAGCTATCAAAATAATTTAGCTTTTTCATATATAGAACAAGGAAACTATAACAGAGCCACGAGCATGCTACAAGAATTGCTAATGGACTCTTTGTTACAAAAAGGCTCTACCCGCTATGCCAGAATATTACATAATTTGAGTTATGCTCAATGGCGCAATGGTAAAGATAGTGTCCTCCCTGCGTTTTTAGAAGCCCTTAAGATTCGTAAAAACAAAAAAGACAAACGAGGGCAAATCCAAAGCTATACCAATTTAGGAGAATATTATGCTGATCAAAATCCTAAAAAAGCCAGTCGCTATTTAGATACAGTGATACAATTGGCTAAAGAAATAAAAAGCCCTAAAGCAGAAACCGATGCCTTGCAACTTTTAATGAAATTATATGCCAAAAATATAGCTTATAGAGACCGCTATATTTTTTTAAAAGACAGTCTGTATCAGCAGGAGCTTAAAGTAAAAACACAGTTTGCAAAAATGCGTTATGATGATCAGCAAGAAAAAGAGCAAATTTTAAGGTTACAAAGAGTAGCGGCAGAAGAAAAAGCTGCTTTAGCAGTTCAAAAAGGACAAAAGATATTGTTTTTGTCGCTTAGTGGTTTATTATTAATAGGCGGAGTGCTTTTATATTATGCTTTAAGACAGCGGTATAAAAAAGAGAAATTAAAAGAAGTTTATAAGACAGAAAAGCAGATTAGCAAACGTTTACATGATGAGCTTTCAAACGATATTTATGGTTTAATGGCTGCCATTGAGCAAAGCCCTAATGTAGATAGCCCTTATCTTTTAGATGGTTTGGAAAAAATCTATAAACATACAAGAACCATTTCTCATGATCATCGAGAAATTGCTACGGGAACAGAATTTGCAGTTGAGCTTAAAGATACTTTAGGTGCTTTTTATAACAAAGAGACTACCGTAATGGTTAAAGGTTTAGAAACCATTGCATGGGAAAAAGTGCCAGAGTATAAATGTGTAGCCATTCATAGAAGCCTTAAAGAGTTTATGGTGAATATGAAAAAACATAGCGAGGCCAGTTTGGTTGCTATCGATTTTAAACAAGACAGGAAACAACTGCATATTACTTATTCAGATAATGGAATAGGCATGGATGCCTCGCAAAAATTTGGAGTAGGTCTCAATAATACGGTTTCCCGTATTGCTGGTGTTAATGGGAAAATTAAATTTGACTCTGAAAATGGTCATAGAACAAAAATTGACATTGTAATTCCTTTTAATTAA
- a CDS encoding response regulator, translated as MFKKVLLVEDIDSIGYGIAIKIKQEIGVANIIMTQYCDDAYLKFIKAEKDKEPFDLLITDLSFKKDYRNSTISSGEQLIKKLRDQNYDIPIIVYSIEERPSVVKKLIDRYNISAYVVKGRNCTKSMINALKTVKKGERFTSIELAATLRKKEIFTLEEFDAVLLHQLSIGNTQEEISIILKEKSISPSSLSSIEKRLNRLKEELKAKTTIQLVANAKDLGLI; from the coding sequence ATGTTTAAAAAAGTACTTCTCGTAGAAGATATTGATAGTATAGGTTATGGTATTGCTATAAAAATAAAGCAAGAGATTGGGGTGGCAAATATAATCATGACCCAGTATTGTGATGATGCTTATTTAAAATTTATAAAAGCAGAAAAAGATAAGGAACCTTTTGATCTTTTAATTACAGACCTTTCTTTTAAAAAAGATTATAGAAATAGTACTATATCTTCTGGAGAGCAATTGATTAAAAAATTACGAGATCAAAATTACGACATTCCTATTATTGTGTATTCCATTGAAGAGCGTCCTTCTGTAGTTAAAAAATTAATAGATAGGTATAATATTTCCGCTTATGTTGTTAAAGGTCGAAACTGTACCAAAAGCATGATTAATGCGCTAAAGACCGTTAAAAAGGGTGAGCGTTTTACTTCTATAGAATTGGCAGCAACTCTAAGAAAAAAGGAAATCTTTACATTAGAAGAATTTGATGCTGTCTTACTACATCAACTATCTATAGGGAATACTCAGGAAGAAATTTCTATTATTTTAAAAGAAAAAAGCATTTCACCAAGTAGCTTAAGTTCTATAGAAAAAAGACTTAATAGATTAAAGGAAGAACTTAAAGCTAAAACAACCATACAACTAGTGGCTAATGCCAAAGACTTAGGTTTAATATAG
- a CDS encoding M48 family metalloprotease, translated as MKTNLKLLWYGVLLLCTQYLSAQKEEIWKETTVFEFNAPYETITINYDDEEFVFNVTEKTKFLLGKKQRISKERISIGSTVDVAIIIENRKRVLTKILLNKDEYGEVKKFEGVIESYKGDTAVIDGRKVALTDKTTIKCNGGTDCACSKGRSFLGFDELELGSFLTVYGEQNEDGVYRASKIEVCKNTHGKIDQEYMLNLSKDFDASNLNQFKKIPSNVFKAANGLHNGTIKLGNLEFKLLDDIRVQGYINMIGNRILPTYVKEDGFSEEHEVVFRFYVIENDVPNAAALPNGMIFIHTGLLRLMENEAQIATVLGHEIAHVTYEHGIRKYKTTRLTNSNLGKKTSKWLKKAFTKKMNIDEGTLVGKALNTALEHTTPETVMSLFNKKNETQSDRAGLYYMSEAGYDPREAANFWKIMMESTGNQKFMNKVFSSTLSMVNNIETDLDKTDYDALGEDGMNILVKSLLETVYTSHPLAIKRLGDINHLLSTTYKDVNFSQLDVGKESFYKHMGKFKE; from the coding sequence ATGAAAACTAATTTAAAGTTATTGTGGTATGGAGTACTTTTATTATGTACTCAATACCTGTCTGCTCAAAAAGAAGAAATCTGGAAAGAAACGACTGTTTTTGAATTTAATGCCCCTTATGAAACCATTACCATTAATTATGACGATGAAGAATTTGTCTTTAATGTAACAGAAAAAACCAAATTTTTACTTGGAAAAAAGCAACGTATTTCTAAAGAGAGAATTTCAATAGGGAGTACTGTAGATGTTGCTATAATTATAGAAAATAGGAAAAGAGTATTAACTAAAATACTCCTTAATAAAGATGAATATGGAGAGGTGAAAAAGTTCGAAGGGGTCATTGAATCATATAAAGGCGATACTGCAGTTATAGACGGAAGAAAAGTGGCATTAACTGATAAGACGACCATAAAATGTAATGGAGGGACAGATTGTGCCTGTAGTAAAGGAAGAAGCTTTTTGGGTTTTGATGAGCTTGAATTAGGAAGTTTTTTAACTGTTTACGGAGAGCAAAATGAAGATGGTGTTTATAGGGCTTCTAAAATAGAAGTTTGTAAAAACACACATGGTAAAATAGATCAAGAATACATGTTAAACTTATCTAAAGATTTTGATGCCTCTAATCTTAACCAATTTAAGAAGATACCGAGTAATGTGTTTAAAGCGGCTAACGGATTGCATAATGGGACTATAAAGTTGGGGAATTTAGAATTTAAGTTATTGGATGATATTAGAGTACAGGGATATATCAATATGATAGGGAACCGTATATTGCCAACTTACGTTAAAGAAGATGGTTTTTCTGAAGAACACGAAGTTGTTTTTAGATTTTATGTTATTGAAAACGACGTGCCTAATGCCGCTGCATTACCTAATGGGATGATATTTATACACACAGGGCTGTTAAGACTTATGGAAAATGAAGCCCAAATTGCTACTGTATTAGGGCATGAAATTGCACATGTTACTTATGAGCATGGAATAAGAAAATACAAAACAACCAGACTTACCAATAGTAATTTAGGTAAAAAGACTTCTAAATGGTTAAAAAAAGCCTTTACAAAGAAAATGAATATAGATGAAGGCACCTTGGTTGGTAAAGCTTTAAATACCGCTTTGGAACATACTACTCCAGAAACGGTGATGAGTTTATTTAATAAAAAGAATGAAACGCAATCGGATAGAGCAGGCTTGTATTATATGTCTGAAGCAGGTTATGACCCTAGAGAAGCGGCGAATTTTTGGAAAATCATGATGGAAAGCACAGGGAATCAAAAATTCATGAATAAAGTTTTTAGCTCTACATTAAGTATGGTAAACAATATTGAAACAGATTTAGATAAGACAGATTATGATGCTTTGGGGGAAGATGGCATGAACATATTGGTAAAAAGTCTATTAGAAACTGTATACACATCACATCCTCTCGCTATAAAAAGACTGGGAGATATTAACCATTTGTTAAGTACAACTTATAAAGATGTGAATTTTTCTCAGCTAGATGTTGGTAAAGAATCGTTTTATAAACATATGGGGAAATTTAAAGAATAG
- a CDS encoding VWA domain-containing protein, which produces MKKLIVLCLLCSVIFSFVKYVPEKGLYNGATFSNQKDVINDSVVNKSSTIFLIDKSGSMGAKGKSGKSKWEEAKEAALKATSSILKGHSENQQVAFLTFSGGCVEDPTKQQTLNFSSDYKKVEQQLNALGRPGGGTPLHEAVSSAKKRLQYYSANYGDGDVSKLIVLSDGVATCGRIRPKEVYGTGTTMVTINGAATSNTGNNHNKRYRNRTNANNSATSNSSNSTSQKMNSFVGNTIPIKYFTIGFDIKPGSPAERDLQYLAGQTGGKYLNTQNEFELTRAFTKFFKVYYPKLNSSLTNLNFEKEHLFLSGVEAIQEEVYRKAQQLFEGFCVENPEDYNALFNLALMYEANDFHLQAIEKFERYLSLLPDAEDKEWVLEQIQLLQNDMLHFFDYTKKILKTDLEYLELHFKKIQNGESVALAHEFMGFVKEKEFYYNDLPSKLGLENKNEQRLCNTIQSGLNKCAKYIKKDPDNWDKNASSSLSLIFFNLEILIDTL; this is translated from the coding sequence ATGAAAAAGTTAATAGTATTATGTCTATTGTGTAGTGTAATATTTTCTTTTGTAAAATATGTTCCAGAAAAAGGGCTTTATAATGGTGCAACCTTTTCAAATCAAAAGGATGTAATTAATGATTCTGTTGTAAACAAATCATCTACTATTTTTCTTATTGATAAATCTGGTAGTATGGGAGCAAAAGGGAAAAGTGGTAAGTCCAAATGGGAAGAAGCCAAAGAAGCAGCATTAAAAGCAACATCGTCTATTTTAAAGGGGCATAGTGAAAACCAACAAGTAGCTTTTTTAACTTTTTCAGGAGGCTGTGTAGAAGACCCGACGAAACAGCAAACCTTAAATTTTAGCAGTGACTATAAAAAAGTAGAACAACAGCTAAATGCTTTGGGTAGACCTGGAGGCGGAACGCCCTTGCATGAGGCCGTGAGTTCCGCCAAAAAAAGATTGCAGTATTATAGTGCTAATTATGGAGATGGGGACGTATCTAAATTAATTGTTTTAAGTGATGGTGTAGCTACCTGCGGTCGAATAAGGCCTAAGGAAGTATATGGAACAGGAACAACGATGGTTACTATTAATGGAGCTGCTACAAGTAATACTGGTAATAATCACAATAAGAGATATCGAAATAGAACAAATGCAAATAATAGTGCGACAAGTAATAGCTCTAATAGCACTTCGCAAAAAATGAACTCATTTGTTGGGAATACCATTCCAATAAAATATTTTACAATAGGTTTTGATATAAAACCAGGATCGCCGGCAGAACGCGATTTACAATACCTTGCAGGGCAAACCGGAGGTAAATATTTAAATACGCAGAATGAATTTGAATTAACTAGAGCGTTTACAAAATTTTTTAAGGTATACTATCCCAAACTCAATAGTAGCCTTACAAATTTAAACTTTGAAAAAGAACATCTATTTTTATCAGGAGTAGAGGCTATTCAAGAAGAAGTGTATAGAAAAGCACAGCAATTATTTGAAGGTTTTTGTGTCGAAAATCCAGAAGACTATAATGCGCTATTTAATTTAGCGTTAATGTACGAAGCCAATGATTTTCATTTACAGGCTATAGAAAAATTTGAACGGTATTTAAGCCTTCTACCAGATGCCGAAGATAAAGAATGGGTATTGGAACAGATTCAGTTATTACAAAATGATATGCTTCATTTTTTTGATTATACTAAAAAGATTTTAAAAACAGATTTAGAATATTTGGAATTGCATTTTAAGAAAATCCAAAATGGGGAAAGTGTTGCATTGGCACATGAATTCATGGGATTTGTTAAAGAAAAGGAATTTTATTATAATGATTTACCTTCTAAGTTGGGATTAGAAAATAAAAATGAACAGAGACTTTGCAATACCATACAGTCTGGGCTAAATAAATGTGCTAAGTATATTAAAAAGGATCCGGATAATTGGGATAAAAATGCATCATCTTCACTTTCATTAATTTTCTTTAATCTCGAAATATTAATAGACACGTTATAA
- a CDS encoding glutamate synthase subunit beta, with amino-acid sequence MGKATGFKEFERQDEKYTPVKDRVKHYKEFTVPLSEPELTKQGSRCMDCGIPFCHSGCPLGNLIPDFNHMVHQGEWQKASWLLHSTNNFPEFTGRLCPAPCEKSCVLGIIEDPVSIENIEKNIVERAFKEGWIKPQPPKTRTGKTIAIVGSGPAGLAAAQQLNRAGHTVTVFERDDAIGGLLRYGIPNFKMEKEIIDRRIAILEAEGITFKTNVNVGVNYDVEELKAFDSVVLCGGATERRSLPTPGIDADGVVQAMDFLTQQTKVLFGKEVKDQVLATDKNVIVIGGGDTGSDCVGTSNRHGAKSVVNFEIMPKPPGHRSPTTPWPFWPLQLKTSSSHEEGVERNWLINTKEFITDKNGKLTALKTVNVEWKMVPGQRPQLIEIEDTEKIWPCDLALLALGFTGPESTLADKLGIERDARSNYKAEYGKYQTNIPNIFTAGDMRRGQSLIVWAISEGREAARQVDLYLMGKSNLPSKDMSGDLVAM; translated from the coding sequence ATGGGAAAAGCAACAGGATTTAAAGAATTTGAAAGACAAGATGAAAAATACACGCCTGTAAAAGACCGTGTAAAACATTATAAAGAATTTACAGTTCCATTAAGTGAACCGGAATTGACGAAACAAGGATCGCGTTGTATGGATTGTGGTATCCCGTTTTGCCATAGCGGTTGCCCTTTAGGGAATTTAATCCCAGACTTTAACCATATGGTACATCAGGGAGAGTGGCAAAAAGCCTCTTGGTTATTGCATTCCACTAATAACTTCCCGGAGTTTACAGGTCGTTTATGTCCGGCACCTTGTGAAAAATCTTGTGTACTAGGTATTATTGAAGATCCCGTATCTATAGAAAATATTGAAAAGAATATTGTTGAACGTGCCTTTAAAGAAGGTTGGATTAAACCACAACCGCCTAAAACACGTACAGGAAAAACTATTGCAATTGTAGGTTCGGGGCCTGCTGGTTTAGCAGCCGCTCAGCAATTAAATAGAGCAGGGCATACCGTAACTGTTTTTGAAAGAGATGATGCTATTGGAGGGTTATTACGTTATGGCATTCCTAATTTTAAAATGGAAAAAGAGATTATAGATCGCCGTATAGCTATTTTAGAAGCTGAAGGCATTACTTTTAAAACCAATGTGAATGTTGGTGTTAATTATGATGTGGAAGAGCTAAAAGCTTTCGACTCAGTTGTACTTTGTGGGGGCGCGACAGAAAGACGAAGCTTACCAACTCCTGGTATTGATGCTGATGGGGTAGTACAGGCCATGGATTTCTTAACACAGCAAACAAAAGTATTATTTGGTAAAGAAGTTAAAGACCAAGTATTAGCGACTGATAAAAATGTGATTGTTATTGGTGGTGGTGATACTGGGTCTGATTGTGTAGGAACATCAAACCGTCATGGTGCAAAATCAGTAGTAAATTTTGAAATTATGCCGAAACCACCTGGACATCGTTCACCAACAACGCCTTGGCCTTTTTGGCCATTGCAGTTGAAAACATCCTCTTCTCATGAGGAAGGTGTTGAACGTAACTGGTTAATTAATACTAAGGAATTTATAACGGATAAAAACGGCAAACTTACCGCTTTAAAAACAGTTAATGTGGAATGGAAAATGGTTCCTGGTCAACGTCCTCAACTCATAGAAATTGAAGACACCGAAAAAATATGGCCTTGCGATTTAGCATTGTTAGCACTTGGGTTTACCGGTCCGGAAAGCACATTAGCTGATAAATTAGGTATTGAAAGAGATGCGCGCTCTAATTATAAAGCTGAATACGGAAAGTACCAAACGAATATTCCCAACATCTTTACTGCTGGTGATATGCGTCGTGGGCAATCATTGATTGTTTGGGCCATTTCTGAAGGTCGTGAAGCTGCCAGACAAGTAGACCTTTATTTAATGGGCAAATCAAATTTACCATCTAAAGATATGTCTGGAGATCTGGTTGCTATGTAG